A single window of Kitasatospora sp. HUAS MG31 DNA harbors:
- a CDS encoding ATP-dependent 6-phosphofructokinase, with protein sequence MRIGVLTSGGDCPGLNAVIRSVVHRGTDVHGDEIVGIEDGFLGLIEGRTRPVSHDDVTGLLTLGGTILGSARVKREKIQWAVENARTLAGNIGIDALITIGGEGTLAAARLFSDAGLPVVAVPKTIDNDIDATDVTFGFDTAVHVATEAIDRLKTTAESHQRVMVVELMGRHTGWITLTAGIAGGAHGILIPEKPFDIEALARMIEERFRRGKKFAIIAVAEGAHPVPGTLRFEHGSLDQYGHQTFGGIGNRLARELEDLLGKEARPVILGHTQRGGTPTARDRVLATRFGWHAVEAVHKGAFGHFTALRGLEVELVPIADAVTRLKTVPDERWSECDAVL encoded by the coding sequence ATGCGTATCGGCGTCCTGACCAGCGGCGGCGACTGTCCCGGCCTCAACGCGGTGATCCGGTCGGTGGTGCACCGCGGCACCGACGTGCACGGGGACGAGATCGTCGGGATCGAGGACGGCTTCCTCGGCCTGATCGAGGGCCGCACCCGGCCCGTCTCGCACGACGACGTCACCGGCCTGCTCACCCTGGGCGGCACCATCCTGGGATCCGCGCGGGTCAAGCGCGAGAAGATCCAGTGGGCCGTGGAGAACGCCCGGACGCTCGCCGGGAACATCGGCATCGACGCGCTGATCACCATCGGCGGCGAGGGCACCCTGGCCGCCGCCCGGCTGTTCAGCGACGCCGGCCTGCCCGTGGTCGCCGTGCCCAAGACCATCGACAACGACATCGACGCCACCGACGTCACCTTCGGCTTCGACACCGCCGTCCACGTCGCCACCGAGGCCATCGACCGGCTGAAGACCACCGCCGAGTCGCACCAGCGGGTGATGGTGGTCGAGCTGATGGGCCGGCACACCGGCTGGATCACCCTCACCGCGGGCATCGCCGGCGGCGCCCACGGCATCCTCATCCCCGAGAAGCCCTTCGACATCGAGGCCCTCGCCCGGATGATCGAGGAGCGGTTCCGGCGCGGCAAGAAGTTCGCCATCATCGCCGTCGCCGAGGGCGCCCACCCCGTCCCCGGCACGCTGCGCTTCGAGCACGGCTCCCTCGACCAGTACGGCCACCAGACCTTCGGCGGGATCGGCAACCGGCTCGCCCGGGAACTGGAGGACCTGCTCGGCAAGGAGGCCCGGCCGGTCATCCTCGGCCACACCCAGCGCGGCGGCACCCCCACCGCCCGGGACCGGGTGCTCGCCACCCGGTTCGGCTGGCACGCCGTCGAGGCCGTGCACAAGGGCGCCTTCGGCCACTTCACCGCCCTCCGCGGCCTGGAGGTCGAGCTGGTGCCGATCGCCGACGCGGTCACCCGGCTGAAGACCGTCCCCGACGAGCGCTGGTCGGAGTGCGACGCCGTGCTCTGA
- the thiD gene encoding bifunctional hydroxymethylpyrimidine kinase/phosphomethylpyrimidine kinase, whose product MVSTAPPRVLTVAGSDSGGGAGIQADLKAMLALGVHGMSVITAVTAQNSLGVQGYWELPAEAVRAQFRSVVDDIGVQAVKTGMLASVDLVETVSELLAGVDAPVVVDPVGVSKHGDPLLAAEAVATVRERLLPVATLATPNLHEVTQLTGIVVDGQGRMREAAQALLDLGPRWALVKGGHLEGEAADLLLGTGGEEHWYRAPRHDNRHTHGTGCTLASAIAAELAKGSAVPEAVGTAKEYITGAIRAGFALGAGIGPVDHAWRWR is encoded by the coding sequence ATGGTTTCGACTGCTCCTCCCCGCGTGCTCACCGTCGCAGGATCGGACTCCGGCGGCGGCGCCGGCATCCAGGCGGACCTCAAGGCGATGCTCGCCCTCGGCGTCCACGGCATGAGCGTGATCACCGCGGTCACCGCGCAGAACTCGCTCGGAGTCCAGGGCTACTGGGAGCTCCCGGCCGAGGCGGTCCGCGCCCAGTTCCGCAGCGTGGTCGACGACATCGGCGTCCAGGCCGTGAAGACCGGCATGCTCGCCTCGGTCGACCTCGTCGAGACCGTCTCCGAGCTGCTCGCCGGGGTGGACGCCCCGGTCGTGGTCGACCCGGTCGGCGTCTCCAAGCACGGCGACCCGCTGCTCGCCGCCGAGGCCGTGGCCACCGTCCGCGAGCGGCTGCTCCCGGTCGCCACCCTCGCCACCCCCAACCTGCACGAGGTGACCCAGCTCACGGGCATCGTCGTCGACGGGCAGGGCCGGATGCGGGAGGCCGCGCAGGCCCTGCTCGACCTCGGACCGCGCTGGGCCCTGGTCAAGGGCGGCCACCTGGAGGGTGAGGCCGCCGACCTGCTGCTCGGCACCGGCGGCGAGGAGCACTGGTACCGCGCCCCGCGCCACGACAACCGGCACACCCACGGCACCGGCTGCACCCTCGCCAGCGCCATCGCGGCGGAGCTCGCCAAGGGCAGCGCCGTGCCCGAGGCCGTGGGGACGGCCAAGGAGTACATCACCGGGGCGATCCGGGCCGGGTTCGCGCTGGGCGCGGGCATCGGGCCGGTGGACCACGCCTGGCGCTGGCGCTGA
- the rpmB gene encoding 50S ribosomal protein L28 codes for MAANCDVCGKGPGFGNSISHSHRRTSRRWNPNIQTVRAVIGRTPKRLNVCTSCIKAGKVSR; via the coding sequence GTGGCTGCCAACTGCGACGTCTGCGGCAAGGGGCCGGGCTTCGGCAACAGCATCTCCCACTCGCACCGCCGTACCTCCCGTCGTTGGAACCCCAACATCCAGACGGTGCGCGCTGTGATTGGGCGGACGCCGAAGCGGCTCAACGTCTGCACCTCGTGCATCAAGGCCGGTAAGGTCTCGCGCTGA
- a CDS encoding DAK2 domain-containing protein: MLDTLDAPSVRTWCRLALTALGQAREEIDALNVYPVPDGDTGTNLYLTVESAASALDACFAERQPAGPGLAPAMAAVARGALVGARGNSGVILAQWLRGLSEVLSQGGDPAALRKGLVRASEAAYQAVAVPVEGTLLTVAAAAARTADQPSEGSRPDGLTAVAESAHRAALEALAHTPEQLDVLAEAGVVDAGGRGLVAVLGALVDAVSGQNPMGPVALRQEVAVPAPAAAGCEGHERPPGPGHPAFEVIYLLDAPDEALPALRGRLAGLGDSLVIGGGDGLWNVHVHVDDAGAAVEAGVEAGRPYRIRITHFAEAAARSGEREETVAHGRAVLSVVSGTGLAELCAQSGSAVLAADPDRPPASGELAEAVRRCGAREVVLLLNDPELRPAAGAAADQLREEGVRIAVLPTRSPVQGLAALAVHDATRRFDEDVVAMTSAAGATRYAELALAEGESWTMAGVCQAGDVLGMIDGDVAVIGEDLAQTALTVLARMLTAGGELVTLILGEGVPAGLADRLVADARRERPEVDTLVYEGGQESALLVIGVE; the protein is encoded by the coding sequence GTGCTGGACACGCTCGACGCCCCGTCCGTCCGCACCTGGTGCCGGCTCGCACTGACCGCCCTGGGCCAGGCCCGCGAGGAGATCGACGCCCTCAACGTCTACCCGGTCCCGGACGGCGACACCGGCACCAACCTGTACCTGACGGTCGAGTCGGCGGCGAGCGCCCTGGACGCCTGCTTCGCCGAGCGGCAGCCCGCCGGACCGGGCCTCGCCCCGGCGATGGCGGCGGTGGCCCGCGGCGCGCTGGTCGGGGCCCGGGGGAACTCCGGGGTGATCCTCGCCCAGTGGCTGCGCGGCCTGTCCGAGGTGCTGTCCCAGGGCGGCGACCCCGCCGCCCTGCGGAAGGGGCTCGTCCGCGCCTCCGAGGCCGCCTACCAGGCCGTCGCGGTGCCCGTCGAGGGAACTCTGCTGACCGTGGCCGCCGCGGCCGCCAGAACGGCCGACCAGCCCTCGGAGGGCTCGCGCCCGGACGGCCTGACCGCCGTGGCGGAGAGCGCCCACCGGGCCGCCCTGGAGGCGCTGGCGCACACCCCCGAGCAGCTGGACGTCCTGGCCGAGGCCGGGGTGGTCGACGCCGGCGGGCGGGGTCTGGTGGCCGTCCTCGGCGCCCTGGTGGACGCCGTGTCCGGGCAGAACCCGATGGGGCCGGTCGCCCTCCGCCAGGAGGTCGCGGTGCCCGCGCCGGCCGCCGCCGGCTGCGAGGGCCACGAGCGCCCGCCGGGCCCCGGCCACCCCGCGTTCGAGGTGATCTACCTGCTGGACGCACCCGACGAGGCGCTGCCCGCGCTGCGCGGACGCCTGGCCGGTCTCGGCGACTCGCTGGTGATCGGCGGCGGCGACGGGCTGTGGAACGTCCACGTGCACGTCGACGACGCCGGCGCGGCGGTCGAGGCGGGCGTCGAGGCCGGCCGGCCGTACCGGATCCGGATCACCCACTTCGCGGAGGCCGCCGCCCGCTCCGGGGAGCGCGAGGAGACCGTGGCGCACGGCCGCGCGGTGCTCAGCGTGGTGTCCGGCACCGGGCTGGCCGAGCTCTGCGCGCAGTCCGGCTCGGCCGTGCTCGCCGCCGACCCGGACCGCCCGCCGGCCAGCGGCGAACTGGCCGAGGCCGTCCGGCGGTGCGGCGCGCGCGAGGTCGTCCTGCTGCTCAACGACCCCGAGCTGCGGCCGGCCGCCGGCGCCGCGGCCGACCAGCTGCGCGAGGAGGGCGTCCGGATCGCCGTGCTGCCCACCCGCTCGCCGGTGCAGGGGCTGGCGGCGCTCGCCGTCCACGACGCCACCCGGCGGTTCGACGAGGACGTGGTCGCCATGACCTCCGCCGCCGGCGCCACCCGGTACGCCGAACTCGCCCTCGCCGAGGGGGAGTCCTGGACGATGGCCGGGGTCTGCCAGGCCGGGGACGTGCTCGGCATGATCGACGGGGACGTGGCGGTGATCGGCGAGGACCTCGCACAGACCGCGCTCACCGTGCTCGCCCGGATGCTGACGGCCGGCGGCGAGCTGGTCACCCTGATCCTCGGCGAGGGCGTCCCGGCCGGCCTCGCCGACCGGCTGGTCGCGGACGCCCGCCGCGAGCGGCCCGAGGTCGACACCCTGGTCTACGAGGGCGGCCAGGAGTCGGCGCTGCTGGTGATCGGCGTCGAGTGA
- the recG gene encoding ATP-dependent DNA helicase RecG: MGALDEPLTKLVGDRTAKVLADSLKLRTVGDLLHHYPRRYVERGQLTSLDDLEVEEHVTVLARIEKVTLIPFRGRKGDRLEVIVTDGRARLTLVFFNQGWRQKELRPGAQGLFAGKVGLFNRTRQLASPDYQLLDEDADSDAARQFAGRLIPVYPASAQMPSWKLSICIETALTKHLGDVREPLPAELRAAHDLIPLQEALELIHRPRNQAERERAQSRLRWDEAFVLQVALAQRRAADSALPAVPRKPVPGGLLDAFDARLPFSLTDGQRKVCGEVFEDLATEHPMHRLLQGEVGSGKTLVALRAMLAVVDAGGQAVLLAPTEVLAQQHHRSIVEMMGDLAEGGMLGGSEIGTRVVLLTGSMGTAVRRQAMLDMACGDAGITIGTHALIEDKVQFQDLGLVVVDEQHRFGVEQRDALRAKGGQPPHLLVMTATPIPRTVAMTVFGDLETSVLDQLPSGRSPISTHVVPSLEKPNFLARTWERVREEVGKGHQAYVVCPRIGDEPEEPKKKRRAAAEDLEDLGTPDAGAGSDDKRPPLSVVETAEMLTRGPLAGLRVEILHGRLAPEAKDEVMRRFAAGQVDVLVATTVIEVGVNVPNSTVMVIMDADRFGVSQLHQLRGRVGRGSAAGLCLLVSEMPAASAARARLDAVAGTLDGFELSRIDLEQRREGDVLGQAQSGVKSSLKVLSVLEDEEVIATARTEATRLVAADPELAAHPELRTALASLVDAERAEYLEKG; the protein is encoded by the coding sequence ATGGGCGCTCTCGATGAACCACTGACGAAACTCGTCGGCGACCGCACCGCGAAGGTGCTCGCCGACAGCCTCAAGCTGCGCACGGTCGGCGACCTGCTGCACCACTACCCCCGCCGGTACGTCGAACGCGGCCAGCTCACCAGCCTCGACGACCTGGAGGTCGAGGAGCACGTCACCGTCCTCGCCAGGATCGAGAAGGTCACCCTGATCCCGTTCCGCGGCCGCAAGGGCGACCGGCTGGAGGTGATCGTCACCGACGGCCGGGCCCGGCTCACCCTGGTCTTCTTCAACCAGGGCTGGCGGCAGAAGGAGCTGCGCCCCGGCGCGCAGGGCCTGTTCGCGGGCAAGGTCGGCCTGTTCAACCGCACCCGCCAACTCGCCTCGCCCGACTACCAGCTGCTCGACGAGGACGCCGACTCCGACGCCGCCCGGCAGTTCGCCGGTCGGCTGATCCCGGTCTACCCGGCCAGCGCCCAGATGCCCAGCTGGAAGCTGTCCATCTGCATCGAGACCGCCCTCACCAAGCACCTCGGCGACGTGCGCGAGCCGCTGCCGGCCGAACTCCGCGCGGCGCACGACCTCATCCCGCTGCAGGAGGCGCTGGAGCTCATCCACCGCCCGCGCAACCAGGCGGAGCGCGAGCGGGCGCAGAGCCGGCTCCGCTGGGACGAGGCGTTCGTGCTCCAGGTCGCCCTCGCCCAGCGCCGGGCCGCCGACTCCGCACTGCCCGCCGTCCCGCGCAAACCGGTGCCCGGCGGCCTGCTCGACGCCTTCGACGCCCGGCTGCCGTTCAGCCTGACCGACGGCCAGCGGAAGGTCTGCGGCGAGGTCTTCGAAGACCTGGCCACCGAGCACCCGATGCACCGGCTGCTCCAGGGCGAGGTCGGCTCCGGCAAGACCCTGGTCGCGCTGCGGGCGATGCTCGCCGTGGTCGACGCCGGCGGGCAGGCCGTGCTGCTGGCGCCCACCGAGGTGCTCGCCCAGCAGCACCACCGGTCGATCGTCGAGATGATGGGCGACCTCGCCGAGGGCGGCATGCTCGGCGGCTCCGAGATCGGCACCCGGGTCGTCCTGCTCACCGGCTCGATGGGCACCGCCGTCCGCCGCCAGGCGATGCTCGACATGGCCTGCGGCGACGCCGGCATCACCATCGGCACCCACGCGCTGATCGAGGACAAGGTCCAGTTCCAGGACCTCGGCCTGGTGGTGGTCGACGAGCAGCACCGGTTCGGCGTCGAGCAGCGGGACGCGCTGCGCGCCAAGGGCGGGCAGCCGCCGCACCTGCTGGTGATGACCGCGACCCCGATCCCGCGGACCGTCGCGATGACCGTCTTCGGCGACCTGGAGACCTCCGTCCTCGACCAGCTGCCCTCCGGCCGGTCCCCGATCTCCACCCACGTGGTGCCCTCGCTGGAGAAGCCCAACTTCCTCGCCCGGACCTGGGAGCGGGTCCGCGAGGAGGTCGGCAAGGGCCACCAGGCGTACGTGGTCTGCCCGCGGATCGGCGACGAACCGGAGGAGCCGAAGAAGAAGCGCCGGGCCGCGGCGGAGGACCTGGAGGACCTCGGCACCCCCGACGCCGGCGCCGGGAGCGACGACAAACGGCCGCCGCTGTCGGTGGTGGAGACCGCCGAGATGCTGACCAGGGGGCCGCTGGCCGGGCTGCGGGTGGAGATCCTGCACGGCCGGCTGGCGCCGGAGGCCAAGGACGAGGTGATGCGGCGGTTCGCCGCCGGCCAGGTGGACGTCCTGGTCGCCACCACGGTCATCGAGGTGGGCGTCAACGTCCCCAACTCCACGGTGATGGTCATCATGGACGCCGACCGGTTCGGCGTCTCCCAGCTGCACCAGCTGCGCGGCCGGGTCGGCCGCGGCAGCGCCGCCGGCCTCTGCCTGCTGGTCAGCGAGATGCCCGCGGCCAGCGCCGCGCGGGCCCGACTCGACGCCGTGGCGGGCACGTTGGACGGGTTCGAGCTCTCCCGGATCGACCTGGAGCAGCGCCGCGAGGGCGATGTGCTGGGCCAGGCCCAGTCCGGGGTGAAGTCCTCGCTCAAGGTGCTCTCCGTCCTGGAGGACGAGGAGGTCATCGCCACCGCCCGCACCGAGGCCACCCGACTGGTCGCCGCGGACCCGGAGTTGGCCGCCCACCCCGAGCTGCGGACGGCGCTCGCCAGCCTGGTCGACGCGGAGCGCGCCGAGTACCTGGAGAAGGGATGA
- the rsmD gene encoding 16S rRNA (guanine(966)-N(2))-methyltransferase RsmD, translating to MTRVIAGTAGGRRLAVPPGRNTRPTSDKAREAMFSTLEALRGTLHGARMLDLFGGSGAVALEALSRGAVHALLVESDASAVRTIRENVRALRLPGAEVRAEKAERVIAGAPPAEPYDLVFLDPPYAVTDDQVREMLITLRSGGWLADEVLVTVERSTRGGEFGWPEGFEALRSRRYGEGTLWYGRAAAGGDHLS from the coding sequence ATGACCCGCGTGATCGCCGGAACGGCCGGCGGCCGTCGCCTGGCCGTGCCGCCCGGCCGGAACACCCGCCCCACCTCCGACAAGGCGCGGGAGGCGATGTTCTCCACGCTGGAGGCGCTGCGCGGGACGCTGCACGGGGCCCGGATGCTCGACCTGTTCGGCGGGTCCGGGGCGGTCGCCCTGGAGGCGCTGTCCCGGGGCGCCGTCCACGCGCTGCTGGTGGAGTCGGACGCGAGCGCCGTCCGCACCATTCGGGAGAACGTTCGAGCCCTGCGCCTGCCCGGCGCCGAGGTGCGCGCGGAGAAGGCCGAGCGGGTGATCGCCGGGGCGCCGCCCGCGGAGCCGTACGACCTGGTGTTCCTGGATCCTCCGTACGCGGTGACGGACGACCAGGTGCGCGAGATGCTGATCACACTCCGCTCCGGGGGCTGGCTCGCGGACGAGGTTCTCGTCACCGTGGAACGCAGCACTCGCGGCGGCGAGTTCGGCTGGCCCGAGGGGTTCGAGGCGCTGCGGTCGCGACGCTACGGCGAGGGCACCCTCTGGTACGGTCGCGCCGCCGCCGGGGGCGACCACCTCTCGTAG
- the coaD gene encoding pantetheine-phosphate adenylyltransferase, whose translation MRRAVCPGSFDPITNGHLDIIGRASKLYDVVHVAVLVNPNKQGMFTIAERIAMIEETCAPYGNIQVESHSGLLVDYCRDRGIPAIIKGLRAVSDFDYELQMAQMNHGLTGVETLFVPTSPTYSFLSSSLVKEVAGYGGDVSHLLPETVHRNLVQRIAERQG comes from the coding sequence ATGCGCCGCGCCGTCTGTCCGGGTTCGTTCGATCCCATCACCAACGGGCACCTCGACATCATCGGGCGGGCCTCGAAGCTGTACGACGTGGTCCATGTCGCGGTGCTCGTCAACCCGAACAAGCAGGGCATGTTCACCATCGCGGAGCGGATCGCGATGATCGAGGAGACCTGCGCCCCCTACGGCAACATCCAGGTGGAGTCGCACAGCGGCCTGCTGGTGGACTACTGCCGCGACCGCGGGATCCCGGCCATCATCAAGGGCCTGCGCGCGGTCAGCGACTTCGACTACGAGCTGCAGATGGCGCAGATGAACCACGGGCTCACCGGGGTCGAGACGCTCTTCGTGCCCACCTCGCCGACCTACAGCTTCCTCTCCTCCAGCCTGGTCAAGGAGGTCGCCGGCTACGGCGGCGACGTCTCCCACCTGCTGCCCGAGACGGTGCACCGCAACCTGGTCCAGCGGATCGCCGAGCGGCAGGGCTGA
- a CDS encoding ATP synthase F0 subunit B, whose amino-acid sequence MDVQQKLDEITTVVESARAMPMSASCVVNRAELVGLLKDLRDALPGELAKAQSVVADHQMMVADAQAEADRIIRGAHDERGSLISDTEVVRQAQAEADRIRAEARAEVQAKRAEADDYVDSKLANFEVVLNKTLGAVGRGRQKLRGAGVYEPEADAEADGEEFQPRISPSPEADEYVDAKLATLEAVLSATLDAVGKGRDKLLGKASIDELGAYLAAADEAQQLKDRAEAVAAGFAADGEEQPWYRAEVPQQQSWPEQSPAAAGWQNPGEDTYGGNVQAPQYAEAYGGGYDPSGAPQTDPYGNQYGYPQQPAVDPYGYPQQPQYQPQQYDQYGYPQHQQQPPAQAPQQASLDETSFFDTSMIDMTKLRELGGR is encoded by the coding sequence GTGGACGTGCAGCAGAAGCTCGACGAGATCACCACCGTGGTGGAGTCCGCCCGCGCGATGCCGATGTCGGCCTCCTGCGTGGTGAACCGGGCCGAGCTGGTGGGTCTGCTCAAGGACCTCCGCGACGCCCTGCCGGGCGAACTGGCCAAGGCCCAGTCGGTGGTGGCGGACCACCAGATGATGGTGGCCGACGCCCAGGCCGAGGCCGACCGGATCATCCGCGGCGCCCACGACGAGCGCGGTTCGCTGATCTCCGACACCGAGGTGGTCCGGCAGGCCCAGGCGGAGGCCGACCGGATCCGCGCCGAGGCCCGTGCCGAGGTGCAGGCCAAGCGCGCCGAGGCGGACGACTACGTCGACTCCAAGCTCGCCAACTTCGAGGTGGTCCTCAACAAGACCCTGGGCGCGGTCGGCCGCGGCCGGCAGAAGCTGCGCGGCGCCGGCGTCTACGAGCCGGAGGCCGACGCGGAGGCGGACGGCGAGGAGTTCCAGCCCCGGATCTCCCCGAGCCCCGAGGCGGACGAGTACGTCGACGCGAAGCTCGCCACCCTGGAGGCGGTGCTCAGCGCCACCCTGGACGCGGTCGGCAAGGGCCGCGACAAGCTGCTCGGCAAGGCCTCGATCGACGAGCTCGGCGCGTACCTGGCCGCCGCCGACGAGGCCCAGCAGCTCAAGGACCGCGCCGAGGCGGTCGCGGCCGGCTTCGCCGCGGACGGCGAGGAGCAGCCCTGGTACCGGGCCGAGGTCCCGCAGCAGCAGAGCTGGCCCGAGCAGTCCCCGGCCGCGGCCGGCTGGCAGAACCCGGGCGAGGACACCTACGGCGGCAACGTCCAGGCCCCGCAGTACGCCGAGGCCTACGGCGGCGGCTACGACCCCTCCGGCGCCCCGCAGACCGATCCGTACGGCAACCAGTACGGCTACCCGCAGCAGCCCGCGGTGGACCCGTACGGCTACCCGCAGCAGCCGCAGTACCAGCCGCAGCAGTACGACCAGTACGGCTACCCGCAGCACCAGCAGCAGCCGCCGGCCCAGGCGCCGCAGCAGGCGAGCCTGGACGAGACCAGCTTCTTCGACACCAGCATGATCGACATGACCAAGCTGCGGGAGCTCGGCGGCCGCTGA
- a CDS encoding YceD family protein, producing the protein MNRLDHRDPLVFDTHELGRRPGSMRKVTRALEAPEGLGIEGVIGVPEKSGIELELRLESVVEGVLVTGAASARVEGECVRCLEPVEDDLAVDFQELYYYPESDERHRSRTAGSEDLDEDSEDETYRLEGDLFDLQPVLRDAVVLALPLQPVCQDDCLGLCPECGARLSDDPDHHHDAADPRWAALQGLSAAPGDEGDENKNSDTREGLAENQEK; encoded by the coding sequence TTGAACCGCCTCGACCACCGCGACCCGCTCGTGTTCGACACGCATGAGCTCGGCCGTCGCCCCGGCTCGATGCGCAAGGTGACCCGTGCCCTGGAGGCCCCCGAGGGGCTGGGCATCGAGGGAGTGATCGGCGTCCCGGAGAAGAGCGGGATCGAGCTGGAGCTCCGGCTGGAGTCCGTGGTCGAGGGCGTGCTGGTCACCGGCGCCGCCTCCGCGCGGGTCGAGGGCGAGTGCGTGCGCTGCCTGGAGCCGGTGGAGGACGACCTGGCGGTCGACTTCCAGGAGCTCTACTACTACCCGGAGTCCGACGAGCGTCACCGCTCCCGGACGGCCGGTTCGGAGGACCTCGACGAGGACTCCGAGGACGAGACTTACCGCCTGGAGGGCGATCTCTTCGACCTCCAGCCGGTGCTGCGTGACGCGGTGGTGCTCGCACTGCCGCTGCAGCCGGTGTGCCAGGACGACTGCCTGGGTCTGTGCCCCGAGTGCGGGGCACGCCTGAGCGACGACCCGGACCACCACCACGACGCCGCCGACCCCCGGTGGGCGGCTCTGCAGGGACTCTCCGCCGCCCCCGGCGACGAGGGTGACGAGAACAAGAACAGCGACACCCGTGAGGGTCTCGCCGAGAACCAGGAGAAGTAG
- the rpmF gene encoding 50S ribosomal protein L32, whose translation MAVPKRKMSRSNTRHRRSQWKAVAPALVACDRCHEPKLAHIACPSCGTYNRRQVLSV comes from the coding sequence GTGGCTGTTCCGAAGCGGAAGATGTCGCGCAGCAACACGCGTCACCGCCGTTCGCAGTGGAAGGCTGTCGCCCCCGCGCTCGTCGCGTGCGACCGCTGCCACGAGCCGAAGCTCGCGCACATCGCGTGCCCGAGCTGCGGCACGTACAACCGTCGCCAGGTCCTCTCGGTCTGA
- the rnc gene encoding ribonuclease III, which yields MSDGNSSRKSGPSHGGKGSGPASTEYDVLEGRLGYTLERALLVRALTHRSYAYENGGLPTNERLEFLGDSVLGLVVTDTLYRLHPEVAEGTLAKLRAAVVNSRALAEVGRGLDLGAFIRLGKGEEGTGGRDKSSILADTVEAVIGAIYLDQGLESATEFVHRLFDPLIAESAQLGAGLDWKTSLQELTASVGIGVPEYVVTESGPDHEKTFSAAARVAGEDFGTGSGRSKKEAEQKAAESAWRAIKAKYAADRPDEQALAVGKPASAAASASAGKSAAQPVAGGPGPAA from the coding sequence ATGTCGGACGGCAACTCCTCCCGTAAGTCGGGCCCCTCGCACGGGGGCAAGGGCAGCGGGCCGGCTTCGACCGAATACGACGTCCTGGAAGGGCGCCTCGGGTACACGCTCGAGCGCGCCCTTCTGGTACGCGCCCTCACCCACCGCTCGTACGCGTACGAGAACGGTGGCCTGCCCACCAACGAGCGCCTGGAGTTCCTCGGCGACTCGGTGCTGGGCCTCGTGGTGACCGACACCCTCTACCGCCTCCACCCGGAGGTCGCCGAGGGCACGCTCGCCAAGCTCCGCGCCGCGGTGGTCAACTCCCGCGCGCTCGCCGAGGTCGGCCGCGGCCTGGACCTCGGAGCCTTCATCCGCCTGGGCAAGGGCGAGGAGGGCACCGGCGGCCGCGACAAGTCGTCGATCCTCGCCGACACCGTCGAGGCCGTGATCGGCGCCATCTACCTGGACCAGGGCCTGGAGTCCGCCACCGAGTTCGTCCACCGGCTGTTCGACCCGCTGATCGCGGAGTCCGCCCAGCTCGGCGCAGGCCTGGACTGGAAGACCAGCCTGCAGGAGCTCACCGCCTCCGTGGGCATCGGCGTCCCCGAGTACGTGGTCACCGAGTCCGGCCCGGACCACGAGAAGACGTTCTCCGCCGCCGCCCGCGTGGCCGGCGAGGACTTCGGCACCGGCAGCGGCCGCTCCAAGAAGGAAGCCGAGCAGAAGGCGGCCGAGTCCGCCTGGCGCGCCATCAAGGCCAAGTACGCCGCGGACCGTCCCGACGAGCAGGCCCTCGCGGTCGGCAAGCCCGCTTCCGCCGCTGCCTCCGCCTCCGCCGGCAAGTCCGCCGCGCAGCCGGTCGCCGGCGGGCCCGGCCCGGCCGCCTAG